The following are from one region of the Lodderomyces elongisporus chromosome 7, complete sequence genome:
- the TEL2 gene encoding telomere binding protein (BUSCO:EOG09263YUI), with protein MNKDVEILKNHPSVDELQDILERNRDNVTFAYVNTILNFTIPEIYTISTSSNLLEDNSLNTAIQNVFYSSLIGFGNLVNKISTLNRDMKSKELTQLYLDILQKVVDEGLIPQLVSNAKSQSELEEINKLIFKGRVLSVVNEVSVLQHIEIVNEHLSSTKGYATYLAKSLVQLYINESATDKLGISNNRDNKTLESFIHSILKLGKIPFITFFNVFFQEPYWDYFVATFRGMRTFQKKSYVKSFFVEYLPESRLITLSKNLPALYQILQSSFAEVLFNDDAIIELIISTCDKNLVQLGAMILNSSSNSSLEKRMLKQLSIWSDTAYIKTEPITYQETRTYFLLTMMSYMKLKDSQFVKALLKHKRFLEGVSNRLQSHSNNAKSLAILLADKVCKLNGEKQIFESANINNPYSNLLERNTPPMDNHISFAVAWSIIRGENQVEEQNTLIEVDNSTSTTEASTNSAALASQEVNDLENLPQKPKIPNPIYIKDLLTYLSKDTKNPNAYDFRRKALVYGPSLLKQKSQRGNEVEFFAEDLITQLIALDNYFNDSDFDDLKLQNMIAVIVTTPKVTFHLFNLLLNGDYSLQQRITILSAAGLAARELRGFKDDIEDVRKSAAVNTNSGSSTITNTVTNITTKTVAQMLPPQLHEKYMQLETLTNSATEQAKIPQFHKIIATNFYFPLLNVWYEAGTIDIGHYSPIFISHYIKTLSIFIHCAYPSATQLNDMCKEYLTLSCTVIKNLNIDEIQVVQSVILGILLVFDVLDSLYIVQNYTDDLGLISQWLQSSWEMINDEDVKSAAAKLLLTISDMAKKYERTMLYQDGFY; from the coding sequence ATGAACAAGGATGTtgaaattttaaaaaaccATCCTAGCGTTGATGAACTACAAGACATTTTGGAGCGAAACCGTGACAATGTAACATTTGCGTACGTGAATACCATTCTTAATTTCACCATCCCTGAAATATACACCATATCTACCAGCTCCAATTTGCTAGAAGATAATTCGTTAAATACCGCGATACAAAATGTGTTTTATTCTTCATTGATTGGCTTCGGCAATCTTGTTAACAAGATTTCCACGTTGAATAGGGATATGAAAAGTAAAGAGTTGACTCAGCTTTACTTGgacattttgcaaaaagtaGTCGATGAAGGATTGATTCCTCAATTGGTTTCAAATGCAAAGTCCCAAAGCGAGCTAGAAGAGATTAACAAGTTGATTTTCAAAGGCAGAGTCTTATCAGTTGTGAATGAGGTATCCGTTCTACAACATATCGAGATTGTGAATGAGCATTTAAGTAGCACGAAAGGATACGCCACGTACTTGGCGAAATCACTTGTTCAACTCTACATTAATGAAAGTGCTACCGACAAACTTGGCATTAGCAACAACAGAGATAACAAGACCTTAGAATCGTTCATTCACTCGATACTAAAGCTAGGCAAAATCCCGTTTATAACATTTTTCAATGTATTTTTTCAAGAACCATATTGGGACTACTTTGTTGCTACGTTTCGTGGAATGAGGacttttcaaaagaaaagctaCGTCAAGTCATTTTTTGTCGAGTACCTACCAGAGTCAAGATTGATCACTTTGTCAAAAAATTTACCTGCATTATATCAAATTCTTCAGTCACTGTTTGCTGAAGTATTATTCAACGATGACGCTATTATCGAGCTCATTATTTCCACTTGTGACAAAAATTTAGTACAGCTTGGAGCAATGATTCTCAATAGTTCAAGTAACTCAAgtcttgaaaaaagaatgttgAAGCAACTACTGATTTGGTCAGATACGGCATATATCAAGACCGAACCCATCACATATCAAGAAACTCGGAcctattttttattaacaATGATGTCTTATATGAAGCTTAAAGACTCTCAATTTGTCAAGGCGTTGCTAAAGCATAAACGTTTTTTAGAAGGGGTTAGCAATCGACTACAATCGCACTCCAATAATGCAAAGTCTCTTGCCATATTGTTGGCAGATAAAGTATGTAAACTCAATGGAGAAAAACAGATTTTTGAAAGTGCCAACATAAATAATCCATATAGTAATCTACTTGAAAGGAACACGCCTCCAATGGATAATCATATTTCATTTGCGGTTGCATGGTCAATCATTAGAGGCGAAAATCAAGTTGAAGAGCAAAACACTTTGATTGAAGTAGATAACTCAACAAGTACCACTGAAGCTTCAACAAACTCCGCCGCATTAGCTTCTCAAGAAGTTaatgatttggaaaatctTCCACAAAAACCCAAAATCCCCAATCCTATTTACATAAAAGACTTACTTACGTACCTCTCGAAAGATACGAAAAACCCCAACGCTTATGACTTTCGACGTAAAGCTCTTGTTTATGGCCCGTCTTTGCTCAAGCAGAAATCTCAGCGCGGAAACGAAGTTGAGTTTTTTGCAGAAGATCTCATAACACAATTGATTGCGTTGGATAATTATTTTAATGATTCAGATTTCGATGATTTAAAGTTGCAAAACATGATAGCGGTGATTGTGACGACTCCAAAAGTAACATTCCActtatttaatttattgTTGAATGGCGATTATTCGCTCCAACAGAGAATTACCATCCTTTCTGCAGCTGGCCTAGCCGCAAGAGAACTCCGAGGGTTTAAAGATGATATTGAGGATGTGAGAAAAAGTGCAGCTGTAAACACTAATAGTGGTTCTAGCACTATCACCAACACCGTTACAAATATAACCACCAAAACAGTTGCACAGATGCTTCCTCCTCAATTGCATGAAAAATACATGCAACTTGAGACTCTCACCAATTCTGCAACAGAACAGGCGAAAATTCCCCAATTCCACAAAATTATTGCGACAAACTTTTATTTCCCGCTCCTAAACGTTTGGTATGAGGCAGGCACGATAGATATTGGACATTACCTGCCAATTTTCATATCTCATTATATAAAGACACTTCTGATATTCATACACTGTGCTTACCCTTCCGCAACTCAGCTTAATGATATGTGCAAGGAGTATCTCACTTTGAGCTGTACTGTTATAAAAAACTTGAATATCGACGAGATTCAAGTTGTGCAAAGTGTCATATTAGGTATTTTATTGGTGTTTGATGTACTTGACAGCCTTTATATTGTTCAAAATTATACCGATGATCTAGGATTGATTTCGCAATGGCTACAAAGTAGCTGGGAGATGattaatgatgaagatgtcAAATCAGCTGCTGctaaattgttgttgacaaTCCTGGACATGGCAAAGAAATATGAAAGAACAATGCTATATCAGGATGGGTTTTATTAA